The Hymenobacter sp. 5317J-9 genome has a window encoding:
- a CDS encoding ABC transporter ATP-binding protein, with protein MDPTTSATKTGQVFDWAVLRRLLGYVRPYRRVFIGLIVLTVATAVLGTLRPFLIQRMVDVSIEQGDMKGLNFMFLLLLVLLVAHAGVSYLQTYYGGWLGQYIVRDIRTDLYRHLLSLKLKFFDQTPIGVLVTRNISDVETLSDVFSEGLAAMVGDILQLLFIMAFMFWIDWRLTLISLSVIPPLLFSTYVFKEKIKGSFQDVRTAVAKLNSFVQEHLTGMNVVQIFNNEEREYRKFAAINKEHTEANIRSVLYYSIYFPVAEVLGAIGVGLLVWYAAQGQIEGSISKGALIAFIMYNALFFRPIRQIADRFNTLQLGLVSTERLLKLLDNQDLIAPTGTFAPAELKGDVEFKHVKFAYNEPDWVLKDISFHVKPGQTIAFVGATGAGKTSIINLLSRFYDIQEGSICIDGRDLREYDLSLLRRQIGIVLQDVFLFAGSIRDNITLGNKTITDEQIWEAADLVGARRFIERLPEGLSYPVMERGATLSVGQRQLISFVRAMVYQPHIIVLDEATSSVDSETEELIQQAIEKLMQGRTSLVIAHRLSTIQKADKIIVLDKGEIKETGTHEELLRIEGGYYAQLYRMQYVVANE; from the coding sequence ATGGACCCCACCACTTCCGCCACCAAAACCGGCCAGGTCTTCGACTGGGCCGTGCTGCGCCGCCTGCTCGGCTACGTACGTCCCTACCGGCGCGTATTTATTGGCCTCATCGTGCTCACCGTGGCCACAGCCGTGCTGGGCACGCTGCGGCCCTTTCTCATTCAGCGCATGGTCGATGTCAGCATCGAGCAGGGCGATATGAAAGGGCTGAACTTCATGTTCCTCTTGCTGCTGGTGCTGCTGGTGGCCCACGCCGGCGTGAGCTATTTGCAGACGTACTACGGCGGCTGGCTGGGCCAGTACATTGTGCGCGACATCCGCACCGACCTCTACCGCCACCTGCTCAGCCTCAAGCTGAAGTTCTTCGACCAGACGCCCATCGGCGTGCTCGTGACGCGCAACATCTCCGACGTCGAAACGCTGTCCGACGTGTTTAGCGAGGGCCTGGCGGCCATGGTGGGCGACATTCTGCAGCTGCTCTTCATCATGGCCTTCATGTTCTGGATAGACTGGCGTCTCACGCTCATTAGCCTGTCGGTGATTCCGCCGCTGCTGTTCAGCACCTACGTGTTCAAGGAAAAAATCAAGGGTTCGTTTCAGGACGTGCGCACGGCCGTGGCCAAGCTCAACAGCTTCGTGCAGGAGCACCTCACGGGCATGAACGTGGTCCAGATTTTCAACAACGAGGAGCGCGAGTACCGCAAGTTCGCGGCCATCAACAAGGAGCACACCGAGGCCAACATCCGCTCGGTGCTCTACTACAGCATCTATTTCCCGGTGGCCGAGGTGTTGGGCGCCATCGGCGTGGGCCTGCTGGTGTGGTACGCGGCCCAGGGCCAAATTGAAGGCAGCATCTCGAAGGGTGCGCTCATCGCCTTCATCATGTACAACGCGCTGTTCTTCCGCCCCATCCGCCAGATTGCCGACCGGTTCAACACCCTGCAATTGGGCCTGGTGAGCACCGAGCGCCTGCTAAAACTTCTAGATAATCAGGACCTGATAGCCCCCACCGGCACCTTCGCTCCGGCCGAGTTGAAAGGCGACGTGGAGTTCAAGCACGTCAAGTTCGCCTACAACGAGCCCGACTGGGTGCTGAAAGACATCAGCTTCCACGTGAAGCCGGGCCAGACCATCGCCTTCGTGGGCGCCACCGGCGCGGGCAAAACCAGCATCATCAACCTGCTGAGCCGGTTTTACGACATCCAGGAAGGCAGCATCTGCATCGATGGCCGCGACCTGCGCGAGTACGACCTCAGCCTGCTGCGCCGCCAAATCGGTATCGTGCTGCAGGATGTGTTCCTGTTCGCTGGTAGCATCCGCGACAACATCACGCTGGGCAACAAAACCATCACCGACGAGCAAATCTGGGAGGCGGCCGACCTCGTGGGCGCCCGCCGCTTCATCGAGCGCCTGCCCGAAGGCCTCAGCTACCCCGTGATGGAGCGCGGCGCCACGCTTTCGGTGGGTCAGCGTCAGCTCATCAGCTTCGTGCGGGCCATGGTGTACCAGCCCCACATCATCGTGCTCGACGAAGCCACGTCGTCCGTCGATTCCGAAACCGAGGAGCTCATTCAGCAAGCCATCGAAAAGCTGATGCAGGGCCGTACCTCGCTCGTCATCGCCCACCGCCTCAGCACCATCCAGAAAGCCGACAAAATCATTGTACTCGACAAGGGCGAAATCAAGGAAACCGGCACCCACGAGGAGCTGCTGCGCATCGAGGGCGGGTATTATGCTCAGCTCTACCGCATGCAATACGTGGTGGCCAATGAGTAA